In a genomic window of Arcticibacter tournemirensis:
- a CDS encoding AAA family ATPase has product MTYSSDIEGIDALSASYNEIRKEIGNVIIGQEDVVKSVLISIFSNGHCLLVGVPGLAKTLLVNTLARVLDLSYNRVQFTPDLMPSDILGSEILGEERVFKFLKGPVFSNIILADEINRTPPKTQAALLEAMQEKIVTVGGTTYPLPRPFFVLATQNPIEQEGTYPLPEAQLDRFMFNVLLSYPSFEEELRVVKNTTANKQVELRKILNAEEIEYFQRLIRNVPVTDHVLEYAVSLAARTRPGTTLATEEVNKYLSWGAGPRASQYLVLGAKCHAAISGKYSPDIEDVQAVAEPILRHRIVRNYKAEAEGISVEQMIKRLL; this is encoded by the coding sequence AATTGATGCATTAAGTGCTTCATACAATGAGATAAGGAAGGAGATTGGCAATGTCATTATAGGGCAGGAGGATGTTGTTAAATCTGTACTTATCTCGATATTCAGCAATGGGCATTGTCTTTTAGTAGGCGTGCCGGGACTTGCAAAAACACTTCTGGTAAACACACTGGCGCGGGTACTGGATCTGAGTTACAACAGGGTGCAGTTTACTCCCGACCTGATGCCTTCGGACATTCTGGGTTCTGAAATTCTCGGCGAAGAACGTGTATTTAAGTTTCTTAAGGGGCCGGTATTCTCTAATATCATTCTGGCCGACGAGATTAACCGCACTCCCCCTAAGACGCAAGCCGCTCTATTGGAAGCTATGCAGGAAAAGATTGTAACCGTTGGAGGTACAACCTATCCGCTGCCCCGGCCTTTTTTTGTACTGGCTACTCAAAACCCTATTGAGCAGGAGGGAACCTATCCCCTTCCGGAAGCTCAGCTGGACCGCTTCATGTTTAATGTGTTGTTATCTTACCCTTCTTTTGAAGAAGAACTGAGGGTGGTAAAAAACACGACTGCCAACAAGCAGGTGGAACTTCGAAAGATCCTGAACGCCGAAGAGATTGAATATTTTCAACGACTGATACGCAACGTGCCGGTAACCGACCATGTTCTTGAGTATGCCGTCTCTTTAGCTGCCAGAACCCGCCCGGGTACTACACTGGCTACCGAAGAAGTAAACAAGTATCTCAGTTGGGGAGCAGGGCCGCGAGCTTCACAATATCTGGTGCTGGGCGCTAAATGTCATGCAGCGATATCGGGAAAATACTCTCCCGACATAGAAGATGTTCAGGCTGTGGCAGAACCCATTCTCAGGCATCGTATAGTGAGAAACTATAAAGCCGAAGCAGAAGGGATATCGGTTGAGCAGATGATAAAAAGACTTTTGTAA
- the cysS gene encoding cysteine--tRNA ligase, giving the protein MDNNLVVYNTLTRKKELFEPLNPPFVGMYVCGPTVYSDVHLGNCRTFVSFDLIYRYLLHSGYNVRYVRNITDAGHLEGDRDEGDDKFSKKARLEQLEPMEIVQRYTIGFHDVMQLFNTLPPGIEPTATGHIAEQIEMVKEIIKNGYAYESNGTVYFDVEKYSKEYNYTALTNRNIEELLANTRDLGGQGDKKGRLDFALWIKAKPEHIMRWPSPWGWGFPGWHIECSAMSSKYLGETFDIHGGGMDLAATHHTNEIAQSQACHHTHPARYWLHTNMLTVNGTRMSKSAGNGFLPGELFTGNHPLLTRGYSPMTVRFFMLQAHYRSTLDFSNEALEASEKGFRRLMNAIGLLDKLKASEKSDVDIRALKQRCYDAMNDDFNSPVAIAELFEAARMINSINDGKASISADDLEALKSLMNDFIFNILGLREESSPTDDLGQLVEFIINLRLEARANKDYATSDRIRNGLQELGIQLKDSKDGTTWSRI; this is encoded by the coding sequence ATGGATAACAACCTCGTTGTTTATAACACCTTGACAAGAAAAAAAGAGCTTTTCGAGCCCTTGAATCCGCCCTTTGTTGGAATGTATGTTTGCGGACCTACCGTTTACAGCGACGTACACTTAGGTAACTGCCGTACTTTCGTATCATTCGACCTGATCTATCGATATCTGCTACATTCAGGATATAACGTTAGATATGTTCGCAATATTACTGATGCCGGTCACCTCGAAGGCGATAGGGACGAAGGCGACGACAAGTTTTCGAAGAAGGCTCGTCTTGAGCAACTCGAACCCATGGAGATTGTCCAAAGGTACACCATAGGTTTTCATGATGTGATGCAGCTCTTTAACACCTTGCCTCCAGGCATAGAACCAACTGCTACCGGACATATTGCCGAGCAGATCGAGATGGTTAAGGAGATCATAAAAAATGGATATGCTTATGAAAGCAATGGCACGGTTTATTTCGATGTTGAGAAATACAGTAAGGAGTATAATTATACAGCCCTCACAAACCGCAATATAGAAGAACTGCTTGCAAACACCCGCGATCTGGGTGGGCAGGGCGACAAAAAAGGCAGGCTCGATTTTGCCTTGTGGATAAAAGCCAAACCCGAGCATATTATGCGCTGGCCTTCTCCCTGGGGCTGGGGATTCCCTGGCTGGCATATCGAATGTTCAGCGATGAGCAGTAAATACCTTGGCGAAACATTCGATATTCATGGCGGCGGAATGGATCTGGCGGCGACGCACCATACAAATGAAATTGCTCAGTCGCAAGCCTGTCACCATACACATCCCGCCCGGTACTGGCTGCATACCAATATGCTCACAGTGAACGGCACACGCATGTCAAAGTCCGCAGGAAACGGGTTCCTACCCGGAGAATTGTTCACAGGCAACCATCCTCTGCTTACCCGGGGTTATTCGCCGATGACTGTGCGTTTCTTTATGCTTCAGGCTCACTATCGCAGTACCCTGGATTTCTCGAACGAAGCGCTGGAAGCTTCCGAAAAGGGCTTCAGACGTCTGATGAATGCCATAGGCCTGCTTGATAAGCTAAAAGCTTCTGAAAAGTCGGATGTCGACATCCGGGCGCTTAAACAAAGGTGCTACGATGCGATGAACGATGATTTCAACAGTCCGGTAGCCATTGCAGAATTATTCGAAGCGGCCAGAATGATCAATAGCATCAATGACGGTAAAGCCTCTATATCTGCTGATGATCTTGAAGCGCTAAAGTCGCTGATGAACGATTTCATCTTCAACATCCTTGGATTACGGGAAGAATCTTCCCCTACAGACGATCTAGGACAGTTGGTTGAATTCATCATCAATCTCCGCCTTGAAGCTCGCGCAAACAAGGATTACGCAACGTCTGACAGGATAAGAAACGGACTGCAGGAACTGGGTATCCAGCTGAAAGACAGTAAGGATGGCACCACCTGGAGCAGAATATAG